The following is a genomic window from Tursiops truncatus isolate mTurTru1 chromosome 7, mTurTru1.mat.Y, whole genome shotgun sequence.
GGGCACGGGCCCCCACTCGACTGCGGGGGAGTGGTTCATGCAGGAAGGAGAGGCTGCTGTGTGATGTGTTGCTCTTGACACCTGAATGACACCCCCGCCCCTGGCCACAGGCCCTGCACCTGGCTGGACTGGCTCCTAGACGTGGGTGCAGGTCTGGCGTTCCCCACAGCCTTCCACTGAGCACCTTGTTCCCCACAGGCAGCCGTCCCCTCTTGTCACTCTTTCTGGAGCCAACCCTGCACCCCATCCAGCCAGCCAGAGCTTTAACTTCTTTTGAGGCTCCCAAAACAGgtccctttctgttctttaatAGAAATActaagaaacaagtaaaataaattttagttaaatTAAGTCAAACTTAGTTCAATTGAAGTTAATGAAAACGCAGTTAGAGTAACTCTTGGACAAGGGCTCCCCACAGGAACATTGGGGGCGCCAGGTCCTTCCAGGGAGTGTGTGGACGCAGTCTCGTCAGGGTgtgaagagaaagggaagcaagttttgatttccatgttgAGCGTCCAGGGCTTCGGGTCTGCCAGAAGGAGTTTGACCAGGGTCTTTCCTAACCTTGTCCAGAGACTTGCTGGCGTTGTCTTCATTCTCTGCCCAGATGGGACGGAGGGATGGTTCAGTGGGTCAGTGAGGAGTCTCACCAGGTTCTGAAATGTCCTTTTGTTTTCTAGAACATCACTTTCCTGATTCCTGGTTTCTACCACTACATGGACCTTGCCTGTGACAGTTCCTTTCTGCTGCCAGACGTGGCCAACTGCCTGGACGCTGGCAGCCACAGTGGGCCTGGGGAGGCCACTAGGGATGCCCAGCACACAGCCGAGGGTGAGAGCTCGCTGCCTCCTCCCAGGTGCACCTGTGGCCGCCCAGTCCCCGCCCCTGGCCTCCATGGGTGATGGGACGGCCGTCATGGGGACCCTGTTTGTGTGGGTTTgatgtttctctctgtctcttgtgGGCCTTCCGTGTTCCCAGGGGATGGGACACTTGTGTGCGGGTCTCACAGATGTGTTAGCGCGAGAGGTCCCCAGGTGAGTCACTGCATGCCCGTGTCCGCAACACCGGCCACTAGTTGGCGGTCTTGTGTGAGTGATAGAGCTTTACATAAGTGGCTGAAGACCGGATTGATGCAGCATATCAGATGAATCCCTGAGTAAACAGTCCTGGCgggatttgtttatttctagtaCTTTCAACATTTAATATGATTCCAACAAGTGGCCCGAGCCCCACCACGTGATGTTGCAGGCGCCGTGTGTGAGAGGGCGGCGCGTGGCTCCTGCTCTGGCTTTGGAGCTCCGGGAAGCAGGGGACCAGCAGCCTCCGGGGCGCCCGCCTTCCCCAAGCAGGTTCAAGGAGGAGCTGCCCCGGCGCTGCCTCGGGGGCTGTCCCAGCTCCGCACCCGTGGGGTGTTTTCACATGCGGGCGCGTCCGTGGGAGGACGTGGTGTTTGAGTAGACGTGTGAGTGGGTTTCATGTGGCCACCGAGGGGGACGCGGCTGCGTGGCATCCAACTGGGATGTGGACCTTTATTGTCAGACGGTGTCCAGGTTTTAAAAGATGCTTTGTTAGGCTACTGACTCTCTTCGACCACTTttcttttatctatctatttatttatttttgactgtgttgggtcttcgttgctgcgcgcgggctttctctagttgcggcgggcgggggctgctcttcgttgcggtgcgcgggcttctcgttgcggtggcttctcttgttgcggagcacgggctctaggcgtgcgggcttcagtagttgtggctcacgggctctagagcgcaggctcaggagttgtggcacatgggcttagtggctccacggcatgtgggatcttcctgggccagagatcgaacctgcactggcaggcagattcttaaccaccgtgctgccagggaagtctgtgACCACTTTTCTTAACATGGGGTTTCCTTCATTGTATCCGGGTTTTTGTGTCTGCAAAGACTCCTTTTTTTCAAGTTGTTTTCTGTATCGCTGATGCATTCCCTTTCGTCTTTTTGCAGATTTCCAAATTCTtcctggtgggtgggtgggtgggggtgtgtgtgtgtgtgtgtgtagaaaatgGGGGGCGGGGTCACAGAAGCTCTGTCCCCGCCATCGTCTCCAGGACGCACTCGTGGGCGTGTTTCTGGGTGCGTGGGGACGCGCGCTCTTGTCTATGGTGCCAGCCCGCCTGCGCCTGTCAGCCAGGGGCCGGGACTAAACTTCCTAAGAGCCTCCCCGATGCAGGCTGCTGTGTGGCAAGGACAGTCTCGCTCCTCTGACCCCAGTAACCTGTGATGTCCCGGGCCCTGGCGGAGGCAGGCAGGCGGAGGCAGGTGGCACACAAGCCGTAGGAGGTGACCAGCGCTCAAAGGAAGGGCACAGCAGGGGAGGGTGTGCCGTCTTGGGGTCTGTGAGCCGGAATGAGGCAGGGGCGGCCTTCTGGGAAAGTCAGCAGCGCCGGGCGTGGTGAGGTAGGTGGCCAGAGGGCCAGGCCCCAAGGCCCTGAGGAGGGAAGCAGGGCCTGGCTGCCAGGCCTTTGGTTTTTACCCGGCGTCAGAGCGGAGCCCTCGGGGGCTGTCGACAGATGAGGGGCAGGTTCGACTCCGGGGTCGGTAGGTGCGGGGCCCAGGGCGGAGCAGGGAGAGCCCAGGGAGGCTGTGGGCCTGGACCTGGTGCCCGTGGGGCAGTGAGGGGCGGTCAGATCCCAGACCTGCTGTGGACGTGGGGCTGGCGGTGTGTCTGAGGTCAGGTTAGGCCCCCTTGCCCCTGCTCACGAGTCACACGGGCCGAGGAGGTGGATCTCAGCAGGGTGAGCCAGCGAATGgaaaacactctttttttttttttttgctgttgctgCCAGATCTAAGGGTGAACACCGAGGCCCCAAAGCcagcggagagccaggctgcctcGCCCAGGGCCCAGGTTCTTGTGGACGCCGGGGGCCGCCTCGCCTTCTCCCTCCCGGCGCTGCCCACTCTGGGGTGAGTcctctgggggaggggcgggtgcgcgaggggcggggggaggcacCCTGGGGAAGCGTTCAGTCCTTGGGAATGTTGGAGGTGACACCTGCTGCTGCCCCTCGCCATGGCAGTGCTTCTGTGTCACCCGGCCAGGTCCCTGCAGGCTCCGTGAGACGGGCCCCAGTTTATGGACAAGAAGGCGTTCAGGGAGGTTCCGGGGAGCTGATTCCAGCGTAATTTTCTCATTCTGTAAATAATTTGAATCTGTTtgctatgcatttttaaataacaaagttATTCTATTTAGAGGAGACGAGGTACAATGTGGCAAATTTAGGAAAGTAGAAATAGAACATCCACTTGCTCAGTTACCACAGTCCTGTTGTGCATagcattttggtttgttttcagtaagcttctctttttaaaacagtCTCTTTGAAGCGTAGCATACAGTCATGCGCCAGCCTCTCTGGACCTTCTCCTCTCACCCTGGGAGGCCCTGCTCCCACGCCACTCGGTGTCCCTCACTGCCCTGGGGTCAGGACGCAGGTCGGAggtgcctgttcttgaacttcaccGAATGCACTCCCTTATCTCCGGCATCTTTTGTTCACCATTGTGTGAGATTTATTCACTCACACATACACGCTGTTTTCTAGTCTTCttgaaattatgttttaaatacatACTACGTGAATGTGTATGTTTTTCTAAGTACAGAAGAATAATGGTGAAGAGTAGAAGTCCCCCGTGACTCTGTCCCCAGAGAGAACCTCTGCCGTCAGTGACCTTGCAGGACCCCTTTCCCCATGTGCTTAGATGGAAGTGTGTGTTACACAGGCACGGGCAGGCTGCCATGCACACGTTGTCCTAAATGTGTGCACGTGCCTGGACACGCGGTGTGTGTGTCTCGGAGACCTTTCTCTGCAGCGCGGCCTCAGAACCGCCACCTCACAGGTGGCACCATGGTTTGTGAACACGGCTCCTGTCATCTGCTTCAACTTCCTGGCCTTTTCCTATTTAACTTTTGGTGGCTGGAGCAGCGTGACTGCGGGCTCTCcttgctgtgtgtgtgcgtgtgcgcacgtgcgcgcgcacacacacacacacacacacacacacacacacacacggtgagGAGGGAGGATTCTGTGCTGCCTGGGGGCGCATGGTGGGGCCTGGGCTCAGGGGCACCCGCTGGTGTGGGCGCCAGGTGCCCGGCCCGCGTCGGGGCAGGTGTGTCTTAGCGATGGCTCACGTGCTGAGCGAACCTCAGTGCAGTGCGTGGGCTTGATTTTCTGGGACGTGGGTGGGCAACGAGGAGCTTCAACTAGATGGGCTGTTCCTGCATTTCCTCTTCGCTGGACGTTTCTGGTCTCGCGGTTCTAAGTGTTTGATGCGTCCTTCATGGGCCAGTTACcgtcttcctccttccttcactcGTCGCCTCACCTGCTGACACCGCAGAGGCCGTGTGGCTCCCCGGAGATGGGTCCAGGGCTGGCCTCTTGGCCCAGGTAGATGGTGGTGGTAGATAGAGGTGGCGTAGCGGCGACGGGTCATTCTTGCCTGGTCTCTGCAGGCCCTTGCCCCCTCAGCTGTCCCTGAGAACTCCACTCACAGCGGCCTCCTCTGTGGGGCCCATCCTTAAGTGACGTCTTTCCTCTCCCCGCCTCTTTATGAGCCCCTGGTGTAACACTTACAGATCACCGCACGCCTCCCCAGCCAGGCCGGGCACTGCCACTTTCTGTTGGCCTTGGTGCCTGCGGCCGACCTTGGGCTGACACGGGGCCGGCGCTCAGCACCGCCGGCCGAGTGGGTGCTGGCGGCGGGGCCGGCAGAGGGGAGTCTGGGTGCAGATTGCCAGGTGGGCCGTGGCGGCCTCTTCCTCAGTGGTCCGCCCGTGCTGAGTGCGCTGGGGGCTTTGTGCTCCAGCTCTCAGGACCCTGGGGGCCCGGCTCTTCCAGCCTCCTGCCCCTCGTGCCCTGCCCTCTCTGAGCTGTGAGATCCGACGGTGTTTGTAGCCATTGTGGTTTACCGCGTGCAGTGTCCAGtgcctctcctttcttcccacaCCTCCACCTTGCGGGCAGGAAGAGGCTGGCTGCACGGCTGTCGGGGTCCCACTCACCGCAAAGTGAGATTGCTGACCACAGCCTTGAGCAGAGGGTCCTAGGCCTCAGTGGCATTCTTGGATAAATCATTGCTAAGTGTGGATTTATCTGGAGAATATGTGAGTtggttcttcatttttaaatttagttataaaagccttttttttctgtcataaGTTTATGGCGTTAAATGCATGGTGCGGGTCTCTAGTCAAGGGGGAGCCCTTGTGATCTCTTTTTTATTGGCTCTTCTGTGGCTCCTCAGTGACTATGTCATCCGTATAACAATCCACAGGGTGGACGGCACCCCAGAAGGAAGCCCACCAGCCCATGGCCAACAGCCGTCACCCCAGGACCAGCAAAATACCCCGGAGGGAAGCCCGCCAGCCCAGGAACAGTCACTGCCCGAGGGCCAGCGAAACATGCCCGGGGGATGCCCGTCAGCCCCTGGCCGTCAGTCGTCGCCAGAGGACCAGCAGAGCACTGTCTTAGAGGAAGAGCGGCTGGCAACAGCAGAGAGCCTCAGGCAGGACCTTCTGGGAGGAAACAGGTCTGACCCAGTGGACACAAGACCATGTGCTTCCCATGAAGATTCTGAAACACCAGTGCCAAGTACAGATGGGACCAGTGGTGCTGGAAGGGGTGGCCTATATCAGGAGACACAGCTGGGACGGAGGGGCTCGAGTGGTACCAGCGATTCAAACCACGGGGCTGATGCCACCAAGGCCAGGCCGCACGCTGCGGGTCAGCTGGCAGGGCAGGGCCTCCCGGTGCGCGGCCCTGGATTCGAGGCAGAGTGGAGCACTCAGCGGGGAAGCCCGGGCTCGGCCCTCAGCCCCTCGGGGACGGTGCAGCCCTTGCTCTCGACGCTTTCTTTGGATGAGCCGTGGCTGGGGACGTGCTTGATTAAGGAGCAGCTGCCTGCACCGAGCTTTGCGGGGCCTTGGGGTGTCTCCTGCGCCGAGCTGGTTCCCGCAGAGCAGCCCCCGCCCTCCGCCCCTGCGTCCTTGTGTGACCTGGGAGGCACAGACCCGCACGGCGGCCGCTCGGGCAGCTCCTCGGCCCGCTACACCCTTGCCACTGACCTGCCCGGTACCGTGGAGGCCCGGGAGGCTGGCAAGAATTCATTTTCCTGGAACCTCAAGGAACTCGTTTTCAGCGAATGGACAGACCGAACTTCTTCGAACTGTTCCTACGCTACGTCTGAGCTCGGGGGGACCCGGTCCCCTTCGCTGCGGGTCTCTGGTGTGGACGTGAGCGGTTTACGCAGGCAGAGGTCAGAAGTCCTAGACGGCCGGGAGCTGTTACTGCTGACCGGCACTAACTTCAATCTGGGTGAAGGCCGGCGGTTCCGCGAGAGCTGTCTGGGGCTGGATGGAACAGAACCATCGCAGACTGGCTTGGTGTCCTCCGAACACTATGACCTGGGTGGCCGAGAGAGCCTGGACCGCGTCCCTCCTGTGTCGGGAGCCGGCCCCATGGATGCGTCCCTGTTAGAGGCACCCAGGCTGAGCCTCCAGGTCACCTCCACGCCTGTGAGAGCAGACGGCTCTGCGCCGCTTGGGGCCGCCGACCTGCAGCACGAGATCCAGGAGGGCGCCTACGCGGGGAGCTGTTACCACCGAGACGGCTCACAGCTGAGTACGTgcgggtggggggcagggagggcccgGTCCCCCGTTGCCCTGCTGCCCCGAGAGCGTGGCGCAGCGGGGTCAGGGGGTCTTCCTGATCCTGGCCTCTGATGGGGCTTCATCCCCGGAATCGTTTTGGCAGGAATGAGGTGTTATTAAATAAAGAACCGAGGTTAGAGTTTACCTCTTCAAAGTGAGGCTTACAGGTGCGTGTGCCGGGGAGGGGGCAGCCCGGGGGCCCAGGCCCTCCGTGCGGTGCAGCAGGGGGTGGGCTCCCGGCTGCCACACCAGGAGGCAGGTGTGGCTGAGGGGCTGGTGGTGGTTTTCCGTAAGCTGTCGGGGTTCAGGCTGCTCTGGCCTCAGAATCTCCATTCTGGGGGTGTGGCCGTCAGACCCCTTCActtgtccctttttcttttcctaatttcctAATTTGCCGTATTTCAGCCAGTTGTTTCCTCGTTGCTGATTTCATAGTGTTGGTTACCAGGGTTTTTCCCAAACTTAAGAGTTACATAAGTAATATGTGTTATTTgcagaaatattagaaaatataaacaaaaagaagaaaataaaatcccctGTAAACCTCCCCGATAGCTACCTTTGATTTGCTGCATTCCCAGGAGGCTGTGTCCACGCACGCATGTGCCACGGCAGTGTGCACGGTGACGTGTACAGTTAGGTGGCACGTGTGTGTACGTGTGGCTCCCGAGCCAGACTCCTGTGGAGGGTGTTGGGGGCAGGTTTTCCAGGCTCGTCCGAATCGGTGGCTGGTGGCGGGTCTCTCCTGAGTCCCCTGGCCTCCGGCTGCCCCCGAAGACATGCTGGGCTGCTGACACCACGCCGGCGGGAGGTGATGCGGCCGCCAGCCTCAGCTTTGCCCTTCTCCGGGCTCGgtgccctctgcccctgccccaggtgCTGTCTGTTGGCTTTATCTCGTTCTGGGGGTCTTGACACTGCTGTGGTGACAGCAGCGGGGTGTTTGGTCTCCCCTTCCGTCCTCAGGTGTGCAGTTTGAAGTGAAGCGGGTGGAGCTCCAGGGCTCATCCACCCTGTTCTGCTGCTGGCTGGTGAAGGACCTCCTGCACGGCCACCTGGACTCGGCCCTGCAGAACCGCCTGCTCCTGCCCGGCTCCGCCCACTCCACCTGCGAGCTGTCTGGAGCCAGCCTGGGGGAGGTTCGTGACTGAAGTCAGCTCCTGCCTTCTGCCCGCCTCTCCCAatcagcatctctctctctctctctctctctctctctctctctctctctctctctctctctctctctctctctctctctctctctccccctctctccctctctctctctctctctctctctctctctctgtcctctgggaTGGGAAGAGGGTCTGTGTAGGGTCTGTCTTCTGACATTCTGTGTATCAAGCCACATGTGGGATTTCAAATCTGTGTGTCTCCGTGTGCACAGTGGGGTCCAGGTGTGTGCCAGTCTGGACAGACATGTCGAGGCCCCTGGCATACCCCCTGGAGAGCGGGTCTCAGGCCGGGGACCCCGTGGGCCTGGgaagagtggggaggggcagcacaGGGTGTGGGTGCCGCTGTCGCCGCTCGGCCTGCCGCTGCCTGGCTCCTTCAGTGCGTTGCTTGTGGTCCCCCAGACGTGCCTTTGCGTTCGCAGGTGCTCGCAAGCAAACCCTGGATCGAGGAGCCCCCCGAGGCTGTGGAGCTGGAGGGGCTGGCGGCCTGCGAGGGCGCGTACTCCCGCAAGTACAGCACGCTCAGCCCCATCGGCAGAGGGGCCTTTGGCTTCGTGTGGACGGCGGTGGACCAGGAAGCCAATAAGGAGGTACTGGGCTCCTGCAGGGCTGGGGTCTGCGTGCTGAGGGGCCGGCTGCCCGGCCGCACACCTCATCCTGTAATGTGCCTTAGAGCCACCGCCCCTCCCTCCCAAGTCCCGTTGTGATTAGATTTGTAGTTGCCTGGGCGTTTCGTGATTTGGGGGAGCTGGCATGGTCGCCGTACTGCCTGTCCCAGCGAACCCCGCAGACTGCCCAGGTGTCCCCGGGCCCGGCCTGCCGATTCCTGGGAGGGCCAGTGTGGGACCCCTTCACCACGGCAGCTTCTAGTCACTTCTGGAATTTACCAAAGCTCCGTGCTTGGGTTGGTACCTCAAGGATCTGTATCAAAGTCTTGTTGGTTTTAGTGATCTTTCAGTGGATGCTTTGGATTTTCTTCCTCTGCCGGCAGTGGCAGTCCTGTCTCTTTCTCTATTACTTACATCTCATCGcctcttttccttcctgctgTCACCTTGGCTAGGAGCCGCAGAGCCGTTGGAGTAACAGGTACACTTCCCGACCTCGGGGTGGTCCTCTGTCAATTCCAATGGCTCCTTTTATTGTTTGACGGATACCTTTTGTTTGagaatacttcattttattttcagttcactaaattttttttttaaagaatgagcgTTGAGTTCTATCAAATGTCTTTTCAGCATCTATTGCGATGattgtatctttgttttctttattaatatataaataacaacAGTCAACTTCCATTCGTAGACTCACTCCTCAATTGTGTTACaacattcttttaatgtgttgctgcatttggcttgctaatatttttatttgggattttttcaCTTACATTCATACgtaagtgttttttcttttttctctgtcagTTCTGTGGGGCCTGCAGAGCTGGGAACACCAGTGGTCACCAGCACTTGTGACGTCACGTCTGCAGGGGTTTCTGTGGCGAGTGTCGTCCCCTTGGCTGTCCTTGTCTTCACTGTCTTCTCTTTGCTAGACTTGCCAAAGAATTGCCTATTTTCTAATCaaatgtttgctttgttttctttaaatttcttttcttgtactttCTACGGGttaattttgctatttttctaGCTTATTAGCTTGAATGTGTGTTTTTCAAGCTGTTACTTAATAATAAAAGCTTGTGCAGCGTTGAGTTGTCTGAGTGCACCCGGCCACCTTCTAGAGGTTTAAACACGTGCTGCTCTGGGTGTCACGTGTTTCTAAGCAGTCTCGTTCTTCAGTTTCTGttgtcatctttaatttatttgggGCAGATCTTCTCACTCTCGGTTTGGATCAGGAATCCGAAAGGCTCTGCGGGTTTCTTTAGACCTTTATACCTAAGGAAGAAGAAGGGAGCCCCAGAGTTCTTCTCTTGGTTTAAAACGAAGCCACATGAGTAATTTTGCCTTTCAGAAAACAGGGATGTCAATTTAAATGTTATTAGGCCAACACATTATTAAGTAAAAGCAGCCAATCAGAAAGTATACTTTGAAGGGTTTGGGTCCAGTTCTCAGGACAGAGTGCAGATCGATTTGCAGGGTGTTTCCATcttaacaatatcaattcttctGATCCACAGACATGGGATGTCTGTCCATTTATtcagatctttaatttctttcaacaatgtttttaaaattttatttcatttactttatttaaaaaaaagttttattttatattggagtatagttgattaacaatgttgtgttcacttctcaacaatgttttatagttttcagtgtacaagtcttgtcCTGCTTTTGTTAAACCTCCAGTGTTTTTATATccagtttcttctctttcctgtgTTCATGTTTCATTGGCTGGAATATATTTGTTACTAATTTTTCTAGGAAGGATGTATGGCTGTTCCACTCGGAATCCTTACATGTATTAGGGTGTGTTTTTTCCCTCATATTTTAGTGGAGATGTGCCTTTTTCCCCTCAGAACGTTTTAGACACACAATGGTGTCTGTTGTCATCTACCATTACTTTGAAGTGAATTTTGCTGCCGGCAActtgatttttatcctttctgtttttgttttttttttaatcttcagaatTCAGAAAGTTCACCAGGAcgtatttctgtgtgtgtgtgtgtgtgtgtgtgtgtgtgtatgtgtgtgtatgtgtgtgtattgtgtgtgtgtatgtgtgtgtattgtgtgtgtatgtgtgtgtgtgtgtgtatattgtgtgtgtatgtatgtgtgtgtatgtgtgtgtgtatgtgtgtgtgttgtgtgtgtattgtgtgtgtgttgtgtgtgtattgtgtgtgtgtatgtgtgtctgtgtgtgtattgtgtgtgtgtgtgtgtgtatgtatattgtgtgtgtattgtgtgtgtattgtgtgtgtatgtgtgtgtgtctgtgtgtgttcttTATTCTTGCTTGACTCTTGGTAAGACTTCAATCTAGATGTTTAGAGCTTTCTTTACCATAAGAGGATTCTCTTCTCTTGTTCCGTTATTCTTCCCCCTGAAGCTCACGTTAGGTGTGTGTGGAGGCCCTGGAGGCCGCCTTCCTTCTTGTCTCCCTGAACCTGCAGCTGGACGGGCAGCAGGCAGCTCCCTGCAAACACACGCACTCGAGCTCTGCCGTCTGCACCGCTCCGGCCCCGCCTGACTCCATCATCCTTCTCGTGCCCGGTAACCTGGATCCTCGGGCCGTCAGCCTTGCTTCCACCCTCATCTTCTTGCTTTCCCTTGCGTCTCTCATCTGACCTGTTAAATCGTGGTGACCCTTCCCTCGAAGCATCTTCAGAGTTTGTCCACTTGTCACCACGCACATGCTGGCACCCAAGCCACCACCTTTGTTCTTCAGATTATTGTGGGGTGGTTGGATATTGCAGAAGCTCCTaagtggtctccctgcttctgccttgGCCCTGTGTGCCGTCACGGCCCCTCGTGCCGCCTGCTCACCACGCGCAGaacctcccccaccttccctctgcctgcagtGCCTTCCCCTGGCCCCTCTCAGAAGCCGCCGCCTCGGGAagcccgccccggccccgccacCCAGCACTTCCCGGTTCAGCTGCCCGCGCTTTTCCTGACCCGCGGCGCATCTTGTGTATCATCTGCTTCCCGGCAGATGCTGATCTCCGTGAGGGCGGGGCTCTCTGTCGTCTGGTTTGGGGTCTCCTGCTGAAGTGCAGAGCAGGCCCGGCCCGCGGTCACTGCTCACCACATGCCCAGCACCCACCGAGGAGCAGGTGTTTTGTTGAGGGGCAGGGATGTCATTCATTGACCTAGAGTGTTGGTTTTCTTTACTAACGgtgtctttttcttctattccacACTCCAACTGACTATCATTAGTTGACTAACACcgttttttctgtatttatcttGTGTCCGTCTGTCTTGCTGAACTCTGATTAGTTCTCAGGATCAACATGAATGacagtttttgttcattttttctagttctcaggcctcttgtttcattttctcagCCAGGACATCCAATACTCGGTTGAGAAATTGGGGTGGCATGCGGTGCTCTGGGGAGCACCTGTCTTTCCGCAGCTCCGCCTGTGGCTCCACCGTCACCCCCGTCCGCCCACTTTCTAGGTCGGGCTGGGCCAGTCAGCACTTCCGGTCGGCTACTGACTTGCTTCTCTGTCTGCTCGCGCCGGAGTGTTGTTGTTCGGTTTCTTCTTTCACGTCCCTGGGGCTCAgcgggggtcggggtggggaTAGGGTGAAGGCAGAGCAGCAGGCTCGACGGGCTGCTGGAGGCCTGGCGGGGATGGCTGCAGTCACCTCCTCTCTGCTTTCCTCGCAGGTGGTGGTGAAGTTTATTCAGAAGGAGAAGGTTTTGGAGGATTGTTGGATTGAGGATCCCAAACTTGGGAGAGTCACTTTAGAGATTGCCATCCTGTCCCGGGTGGAGCACGCCAACATCGTCAAGGTAGAGAGCTGTTGTCACATCCGTTCTCGAGTTCGTTGTCTTGAAGGTTCCCCAGCAGGGCCACACCCAGCTTGTGTCTCTCCAGGTGCTGGATGTATTTGAAAATCAAGGGTTCTTTCAGCTGGTGATGGAGAAGCACGGCTCCGGCCTGGACCTCTTTGCATTCATCGACCGCCATCCCAGCCTCGATGAGCCCCTGGCGAGCTACATCTTCCGACAGGTGAGAGCGGGCCAGAGCCGCCCGGGGCGTGTGGGCTTGGCTGCCTGGGCCCAGGGCTGCAGGGGTCAGTGATACACACTCCGTTCTCTCTGTGAGCTGGATCTGGCCTTCGGTTTTTGGATTTTATTGAGTAGGATATGTATTTTGAGAAGAGAATTCTATGGATGAAGCAGAGAGAGTAAGGTGGGGAAGGAAGAATGAGGCCAGATACTATCATGGAATGACGGCAGACGTGGGTTGATGATTCAGGTTTACTTATATCCCTACAATATCCGAAGCAATCTCAAAAATGGACCAGCAGAGCTACCAGACTGGGTTTTGAGATTGTGCACTTGATCTGAATCCTCGTTCACCAATGGGAAATCATTGCTCGTTTGTACGTAGAGATCATTCTAGTGCCAGCACCATGAGACTGTTGGGATTAAATCAGAGAGTGCCTCTAAGGCCCTtgtgcagcacacacacacgagtcCTGCACACAGGAAGTGCTTAATaaacgtagctgtccagttaatTAGTCCACAGAGGTTGCGGTTCTGGCAATCTCATTTTACAGTGAGTATTTGTCTTGATCTCcttgtgtctgtctgtgtcctgATGTTAGTCCACTCGTTAGTTTTTGGAACGGAAGCATGACCAGAGAAGTGGAAAGGTGTCCTATGACAGAGAGAAGTTGGGTGGCAGTGCGGGGAGGAGGAGACTGCAATTCTTGTTTTAGTTTTAATATCGTGGTAGTTCCATTCCAGACGATTCCTAGCTCCCtggaaaagatggagagataccTGGGACGGGGCTGTGACCAATTCACAGATTTGCTCTTCGCTTCCTGGAGCTGACT
Proteins encoded in this region:
- the PASK gene encoding PAS domain-containing serine/threonine-protein kinase isoform X3; amino-acid sequence: MVPLAHQLPVEDSGSMASEEDRRGQGGSLSLAVPPESPAVQTASEPSKSWSWAHRQPSRRNGLSKLCQSRMALSEDRWSSYCLSSLAAQNICTSKSHWLAAPAQADLAGSLGSTSCCSLLQGLSSGWSTPPLPAPVCNPSKAVFTVDAKTTEILVASDRACRLLGYSSHDLIGQKLTQFFLKPDSNVARALSEEHVEADGHAAVVFGTVVDIVSRSGEQIPVSVWMRRVKQEHGLCCVVVLEPVERVSAWVAFQSNGTVTSCDGLFAHLHGFTSVEEVVGQRITDLIPSVQLPPPGEHIPKNLRIQRSAGRAKDGTTFPLSLKLNSEPGSEEAADGEAAPDWGYSASVWVFSTISGLITLLPDGTIYGINHSFALMLFGYGKDELLGKNITFLIPGFYHYMDLACDSSFLLPDVANCLDAGSHSGPGEATRDAQHTAEDLRVNTEAPKPAESQAASPRAQVLVDAGGRLAFSLPALPTLGVDGTPEGSPPAHGQQPSPQDQQNTPEGSPPAQEQSLPEGQRNMPGGCPSAPGRQSSPEDQQSTVLEEERLATAESLRQDLLGGNRSDPVDTRPCASHEDSETPVPSTDGTSGAGRGGLYQETQLGRRGSSGTSDSNHGADATKARPHAAGQLAGQGLPVRGPGFEAEWSTQRGSPGSALSPSGTVQPLLSTLSLDEPWLGTCLIKEQLPAPSFAGPWGVSCAELVPAEQPPPSAPASLCDLGGTDPHGGRSGSSSARYTLATDLPGTVEAREAGKNSFSWNLKELVFSEWTDRTSSNCSYATSELGGTRSPSLRVSGVDVSGLRRQRSEVLDGRELLLLTGTNFNLGEGRRFRESCLGLDGTEPSQTGLVSSEHYDLGGRESLDRVPPVSGAGPMDASLLEAPRLSLQVTSTPVRADGSAPLGAADLQHEIQEGAYAGSCYHRDGSQLSVQFEVKRVELQGSSTLFCCWLVKDLLHGHLDSALQNRLLLPGSAHSTCELSGASLGEVLASKPWIEEPPEAVELEGLAACEGAYSRKYSTLSPIGRGAFGFVWTAVDQEANKEVVVKFIQKEKVLEDCWIEDPKLGRVTLEIAILSRVEHANIVKVLDVFENQGFFQLVMEKHGSGLDLFAFIDRHPSLDEPLASYIFRQLVSAVGYLRSKSIIHRDIKDENIVIAEDFTIKLIDFGSAAYLERGKLFYTFCGTIEYCAPEVLMGNPKSSNRKSTNAEGPG